The genomic segment GCGTTCATGCCCCGCTCACAGCACACGGCCTTGCCCCTTTCTTTGGAGCCTCTGGGGTGGAAGCAGCAATTGCCAGAGTCTCCCTGCTGTGGTGGCTGGTAACTTCACCTTTCCAAGGACTTTCATTCTGGGTCCTGGTTTCTGTTTTAGGATTATCTCTGCAATTGCCACTGGGATATTTCTTAGGTCCCTGTAGTTTGTTTACAGAAGGTACGGGTGGTTTAATGCCAGCGTCGGGTCCCTGGCCAGGTGAGCTTTGCTAATGGAGCCACTTCTTTGCGGGGggttctttctggttttttaggACTTCGGGTTTTCAAGCACTGCACTGCAAATTCCAGCACGACATGCGTACCTTGTGCTGAGGATACCTACACAGATAAACCCAATGGTTCAGAACGCTGCAGGAAATGCAAACGGTGTGATAAAGGTAAGTAGGATGCTAAGGAACCTGTTTAAATGGCTTTTTCATGCCTTTCCTGTATACattctccccttctttcttgCCTCATTTGCTTGATGAATTGCTTGGACTATGAAGAACAGAGAGGCTCATGTCACTGTGCAGACCTCAGAACACAGATCTACTGGCTGatggaaggggaaaaactgGCATAGAACTAGGCTCTTTATACATCAAAAAAGGAGTCATTTTCACACACTGTTTAGTGCTGGTGCTCTTCACCAGTGCATCAAGGCAAGGCTAAATGTTCACTCTTGCTTTTGACTCTGTTGACTGTACCCATGTAAATATCGTGGCTGTGCATGTACGTTTCTTTTAGGAGCCAACCTAGTGCCAGAAGTAGCATGTACCTATACGAAGAACACTGTGTgtggctgcctgcctgggtATTTCTGCAGGTATTTTGGGGCTGAAGACTGTGAACTTTGTCAGCGCTACACTGTCTGCTTTCCTGGCACTATGGTGAAAGAAAGGGGTAAGCCATCAATAACACCAAGCTTACTTATGGGGAATGTCTTTGGAGCGTGATTTTTGCGGAGCCTGGCTGTCAGTTCATCCAGAAAAAAACTGGTGAAGGATCAATGTGAATGGATGGGGCCAGTGTATACCAGGTATGGTGTGTACCGGTCCACCGTGCTGACTGTCATGGTCAGAGCACCAGTGCGCAGCTGGAAGCTTGCAGGATCCACACAAGTTCCAGATGCCGAGGTAGTTAATGCTTTTACTCCTGTCTGCAAAGACAGAAGTGTGCAAGCTTTTGCCTGTAGTGAAGGGTCTCTGCAGTAATCGCCTGGCCATTTACAAAGACCATGCTGACCTGAAGCTCTCCTTAGCCATAGGTGCAGATAGAAATCCTGTTGTCTTCTCCCTTACAGGCACAAAGACCACTGATAATGTGTGTGAAGCTTGTCCTCCTGGAACCTCCTCAACAGCCAACATGTCCTACAGTTGTACGCCGCGGCCCAGGTAAGCAGCTCTCAGTCTGTGGGCAGGGGACTCTTCCCTTGAACTGTGGGGTCTGCAGTTTGCCGTCTTCGAAACAACAGCTTCCTGTTTCCAGTAAGGCACCGAGCCTGCAATCCTGTTCCTATGTCACACTCTTTTTCTGGGAACAGCTTAACTTCTCTCTTTACAAACTCATTAATGTGACGGGTTTAGCCTTCAGCCTCTTGTCGTAACTTGTCACTGCACGGGAGGCTCTCGGACAGCTCTGAGAGCTGGATCGGACCCGTGAAGAGCGGTGCAGTCCTCTGGGTACCTGGGTTTCAGCTGACACATCCCTTAGCTGTAGTAGAACAGGTCAGAGCTTGCTTCTGAGGAGAATCAATTTGCATTTTCAAGCATTAAAACAAAGAGGTAAAAGTCAGCTCCTTCTCGGGTTGCCCACCAAGTCAGAAAGACCTTTGCGAATGCCCTGGATGTGGCGGTGCGGTGCTAAGAACAGCACAGCAGTTCCACTGCAAGGTCTGCTGACACGCTCTAAGAACAccattatttctttcctcacaTCAGCTTTAAGGAGAACACCCTGGTAAAAGGAGAGGACAGGAATCCTTCCTCAGCTTCCTCTGTTACAGCAGTTGCCGGTTTTGCTGTTGGAGCCGTGCTGGTTGTTGCAGCTGGCCTCGCGTATATCTGGCAAAGGAGGAAGCGGAAGGACCATGTGCGAGGTAAGTACGAACGGCCTGTGTATAAAGGGGTGGTTCTGCAACAGTGTTTTGAAGAGTGGTCTCAGCTTCCctagatcatagaatcatagaatcgttaaggttggaaaagacccttaagatcatcgagtccaaccgctaacctatcgcTGCCAAGCCctccactaaaccatgtcctcagTTTGGATGTTGAGCTGAAACCTTAAGAGCCCATTGGAGGTGAACTGCAAGGGAATGTCTGCGTTTCTCTGTGCCACGGTTACCCTGTTGTAAGGACGCCCGCCTTAGCGGGGCGTGCCCACGCAGCCTCGCAGCTGAGCCGCTCCTACACACGTGTAAGGACAAGACAACGTGATTAGAAAAATGCAATAGTATAAAGTTCATCTTGCACCCTGATGGgactctttcattttctttgcagcGGTGCAGGAATCAGGGGtgagtatctttttttttttttaataatatgttGAAATCTGAagtaggttttttgtttagtGTTTGTGTCGTGTCCTGATGGGCTCGGCGTGTCCTGGAGCAGCTTGTTCCAGTTGTACTGGGGGCGTCTGTGAGCTCCAGAGTCCCCAAGACTATGCAGTATAAACTCATTTTATGTGATCCTCGTTAGGAGGCTTGGGTTCTAGTCCCAAGGCTGTTGTTATCTCCTGACATTGTCTAAGGATGAATATTTAAGGGATTTAGGAGGTGGACTCCTACTGAAAAATACAAGTCTGTCTTATGTAACTGTGTCTATTTATCTCTCCATCCTAGAGTATTATGTATCCTCTGTAAGTTCCTGCTAGG from the Phalacrocorax aristotelis chromosome 19, bGulAri2.1, whole genome shotgun sequence genome contains:
- the TNFRSF14 gene encoding tumor necrosis factor receptor superfamily member 14 isoform X2, whose translation is MAAPALRPSDSVRGLRQAAPPRDGRAPPYARRMGPRAAGGLLRGRRAPRLRDPARRTMCLVFAAVLVTQLDGVGALDCGPGEYPVGTECCPMCAAGLRVFKHCTANSSTTCVPCAEDTYTDKPNGSERCRKCKRCDKGANLVPEVACTYTKNTVCGCLPGYFCRYFGAEDCELCQRYTVCFPGTMVKERGTKTTDNVCEACPPGTSSTANMSYSCTPRPSFKENTLVKGEDRNPSSASSVTAVAGFAVGAVLVVAAGLAYIWQRRKRKDHVRGKYERPSGQQALILTMDDGDQTAVPVQETHADPQAARPE
- the TNFRSF14 gene encoding tumor necrosis factor receptor superfamily member 14 isoform X1, which gives rise to MAAPALRPSDSVRGLRQAAPPRDGRAPPYARRMGPRAAGGLLRGRRAPRLRDPARRTMCLVFAAVLVTQLDGVGALDCGPGEYPVGTECCPMCAAGLRVFKHCTANSSTTCVPCAEDTYTDKPNGSERCRKCKRCDKGANLVPEVACTYTKNTVCGCLPGYFCRYFGAEDCELCQRYTVCFPGTMVKERGTKTTDNVCEACPPGTSSTANMSYSCTPRPSFKENTLVKGEDRNPSSASSVTAVAGFAVGAVLVVAAGLAYIWQRRKRKDHVRGKYERPTLESDPSPGGSMGEGKISSLVLENISVSSFQKYVINLL
- the TNFRSF14 gene encoding tumor necrosis factor receptor superfamily member 14 isoform X3, whose translation is MAAPALRPSDSVRGLRQAAPPRDGRAPPYARRMGPRAAGGLLRGRRAPRLRDPARRTMCLVFAAVLVTQLDGVGALDCGPGEYPVGTECCPMCAAGLRVFKHCTANSSTTCVPCAEDTYTDKPNGSERCRKCKRCDKGANLVPEVACTYTKNTVCGCLPGYFCRYFGAEDCELCQRYTVCFPGTMVKERGTKTTDNVCEACPPGTSSTANMSYSCTPRPSFKENTLVKGEDRNPSSASSVTAVAGFAVGAVLVVAAGLAYIWQRRKRKDHVREWTAGFDINHG